A part of Aegilops tauschii subsp. strangulata cultivar AL8/78 chromosome 2, Aet v6.0, whole genome shotgun sequence genomic DNA contains:
- the LOC109750221 gene encoding protein S40-4, with protein sequence MAGSARSAAAKHAYRMFTPSRSAASRGSPGSAADEFDESDVWGSFGGADSGPADLARARTIPSSARASGRKKPLDHAHAGPGAGAVPGSLPMSIPDWQKILGAEYRDHHAGEWELYGDDDDDYGKVGSGCRSGSVVPPHELAWRSRAASLSVHEGVGRTLKGRDLSRVRDAVWKRTGFED encoded by the coding sequence ATGGCCGGGAGCGCGAGGTCGGCGGCCGCGAAGCACGCGTACCGGATGTTCACGCCGTCCCGGAGCGCGGCGTCGCGGGGCAGCCCCGGCAGCGCGGCGGACGAGTTCGACGAGTCGGACGTCTGGGGCTCGTTCGGCGGGGCGGACTCCGGCCCCGCGGACCTCGCGCGCGCCCGCACGATCCCGTCGTCCGCCCGCGCCAGCGGCCGGAAGAAGCCGCTGGACCATGCCCATGCCGGCCCCGGCGCCGGCGCCGTGCCCGGGTCGCTGCCGATGAGCATCCCGGACTGGCAGAAGATCCTGGGGGCCGAGTACAGGGACCACCACGCCGGCGAGTGGGAGCTctacggcgacgacgacgacgactacGGCAAGGTGGGCTCCGGCTGCCGGAGCGGCTCCGTGGTGCCGCCGCACGAGCTGGCGTGGCGCAGCCGCGCCGCGTCCCTGTCGGTGCACGAGGGGGTCGGCAGGACGCTCAAGGGGCGCGACCTCAGCCGCGTCCGCGACGCCGTCTGGAAGAGGACCGGCTTCGAGGACTGA